In Argopecten irradians isolate NY chromosome 11, Ai_NY, whole genome shotgun sequence, one DNA window encodes the following:
- the LOC138335245 gene encoding beta-1,4-galactosyltransferase 4-like, which translates to MSSINMYNETGQKSSPVYSCLTPQGIVVFPCRLRVILRIFVMTQIIVGIICIYVATTYSFDREERTTAKNEHREKIRNIRQFAETESRTTKKPLPPCPEVPKGLVGKVKVDFATYEMIQIEKLYPDLQNGGRYKPSKCTARHRVAIIIPYRNRKSHLITLMNNLHKVLQRQQLDYGIYVVEVAPMSDFNRALCLNIGFIEASRDYDYQCFIFHDVDLIPENDRNMYTCPKVPRHMSVAVDRLKYKLPYSTIFGGVVAMSKEDFYKVNGFSNKFFGWGGEDDDMSKRLRTAHLNFTRYSPDIARYKMLSHKKDSSVNQERFYLLRHTNETWRTDGLNSLTYKHIKTDRHKLFTYILADIDPNHQAYYTDRLKIVQESLQKMREDMNKTKLIESKGGNSSHPNTTSSHSTKRTKKHSYRIPSKKTNLVSVVHETPKPAVHETSNTAVHDKPNPAGSLHPMQQLIKNLQQFLRDEGQKDVNAVPDKDLANFIRGFVNKMSKAGFSITSDMKFRKKEKTQNAKAQKLRKGKSNIKTDGKW; encoded by the exons ATGTCTTCCATTAATATGTACAATGAGACCGGACAAAAATCTTCACCAGTATACTCATGTCTTACACCACAAGGAATTGTTGTCTTCCCATGCAGACTGCGAGTGATATTACGTATCTTCGTTATGACGCAAATCATAGTTGgcataatatgtatatatgtggcAACAACATACTCATTTGATAGAGAGGAACGAACTACCGCCAAAAATGAACACCGTGAGAAAATACGAAACATCAGGCAGTTTGCAGAAACAGAATCAAGAACAACGAAGAAACCATTGCCCCCGTGTCCTGAAGTTCCCAAAGGCTTAG TTGGGAAGGTGAAAGTAGACTTCGCCACTTATGAAATGATTCAAATTGAGAAACTATATCCGGATCTTCAAAATGGCGGCAGATACAAACCTTCCAAATGTACCGCTAGACACCGCGTGGCCATCATCATTCCGTACCGTAACCGGAAGAGCCATCTTATAACATTAATGAACAACCTGCATAAAGTTTTACAGCGACAGCAGTTGGATTACGGAATTTATGTCGTAGAAGTT GCTCCCATGTCCGATTTTAACAGGGCGCTTTGTCTAAACATTGGGTTTATTGAAGCGAGTCGGGATTATGATTACCAGTGTTTTATCTTCCATGACGTGGACCTGATACCAGAGAATGACCGTAACATGTACACGTGTCCTAAAGTACCCCGACATATGTCTGTCGCAGTAGACAGGTTAAAATACAA GCTACCTTACAGCACAATATTCGGTGGAGTTGTTgccatgtcaaaagaagatttcTACAAAGTAAATGGGTTTTCAAACAAGTTCTTTGGCTGGGGAGGTGAGGATGATGATATGTCCAAGAG acTTCGGACCGCACACCTGAACTTTACCCGGTATTCGCCGGACATAGCACGCTACAAGATGTTGTCACACAAAAAGGACTCTTCGGTAAACCAGGAAAG GTTTTATCTTCTCCGACATACCAATGAGACCTGGCGTACGGATGGACTGAATTCATTGACGTACAAACACATAAAAACGGACAGACACAAACTATTCACATACATACTCGCAGACATCGACCCCAACCATCAAGCCTACTATACAGACCGATTAAAAATCGTCCAAGAATCGCTACAGAAAATGAGGGAAGATATGAATAAAACCAAACTAATAGAAAGCAAGGGAGGAAACTCATCTCATCCTAATACAACTTCTAGCCATTCTACGAAAAGGACTAAGAAACACAGCTATAGGATACCAAGCAAAAAGACTAATTTGGTTTCTGTGGTTCATGAAACACCAAAGCCTGCAGTTCATGAAACATCAAATACTGCGGTTCATGATAAACCTAACCCTGCAGGATCATTGCATCCGATGCAACAGTTGATCAAAAATTTACAGCAATTTTTAAGAGACGAAGGTCAAAAGGACGTTAATGCAGTGCCTGATAAAGACCTAGCCAATTTTATACGAGGGTTTGTTAACAAGATGTCAAAAGCTGGCTTTTCTATAACTTCAGATATGAAATttagaaagaaagagaaaacgCAAAATGCCAAAGCGCAAAAATTACGCAAGggtaaatcaaatataaaaacagatGGAAAATGGTGA